A single window of Emys orbicularis isolate rEmyOrb1 chromosome 18, rEmyOrb1.hap1, whole genome shotgun sequence DNA harbors:
- the TUBB4B gene encoding tubulin beta-4B chain, translating to MREIVHLQAGQCGNQIGAKFWEVISDEHGIDPTGTYHGDSDLQLERINVYYNEATGGKYVPRAVLVDLEPGTMDSVRSGPFGQIFRPDNFVFGQSGAGNNWAKGHYTEGAELVDSVLDVVRKEAESCDCLQGFQLTHSLGGGTGSGMGTLLISKIREEYPDRIMNTFSVVPSPKVSDTVVEPYNATLSVHQLVENTDETYCIDNEALYDICFRTLKLTTPTYGDLNHLVSATMSGVTTCLRFPGQLNADLRKLAVNMVPFPRLHFFMPGFAPLTSRGSQQYRALTVPELTQQMFDAKNMMAACDPRHGRYLTVAAVFRGRMSMKEVDEQMLNVQNKNSSYFVEWIPNNVKTAVCDIPPRGLKMSATFIGNSTAIQELFKRISEQFTAMFRRKAFLHWYTGEGMDEMEFTEAESNMNDLVSEYQQYQDATAEEEGEFEEEAEEEAA from the exons ATGAGGGAGATCGTGCAcctgcaggctgggcagtgcgggAACCAGATCGGGGCCAAG TTCTGGGAGGTGATCAGTGACGAGCACGGCATCGACCCCACCGGCACCTACCACGGCGACAGCGACCTGCAGCTGGAGCGCATCAATGTCTACTACAACGAGGCCACAG GTGGCAAGTACGTGCCGCGCGCGGTGCTGGTGGATCTGGAGCCGGGCACGATGGACTCGGTGCGCTCCGGGCCTTTCGGGCAGATCTTCCGGCCCGACAACTTCGTCTTCG GTCAGAGTGGAGCAGGAAACAACTGGGCAAAGGGCCACTACACAGAAGGTGCGGAATTGGTTGACTCTGTATTAGATGTTGTAAGGAAAGAAGCAGAAAGCTGTGATTGTCTTCAGGGCTTTCAGCTTACCCACTCTCTTGGTGGTGGCACTGGCTCTGGCATGGGCACCCTCCTAATCAGCAAGATTCGCGAAGAGTATCCTGACAGGATCATGAACACTTTCAGTGTTGTACCATCTCCTAAAGTATCGGACACTGTAGTGGAGCCCTACAATGCTACTCTTTCTGTACACCAACTTGTAGAGAACACAGATGAAACCTATTGTATTGATAATGAAGCACTCTATGACATCTGTTTCAGAACCCTGAAGTTAACTACTCCAACATATGGTGATCTGAACCATTTGGTGTCAGCAACCATGAGTGGAGTTACCACCTGCTTGCGTTTTCCAGGTCAGCTTAATGCTGACTTGCGTAAACTAGCAGTTAACATGGTTCCTTTCCCCCGTTTGCACTTTTTTATGCCTGGCTTTGCTCCACTCACCAGCCGTGGGAGCCAACAATATCGTGCTTTAACTGTACCAGAGCTCACACAGCAGATGTTTGATGCAAAGAACATGATGGCTGCATGTGACCCACGTCATGGCCGCTATCTCACTGTAGCTGCTGTTTTTAGAGGCCGCATGTCAATGAAAGAGGTGGATGAACAAATGCTTAATGTACAAAACAAGAACAGCAGCTACTTTGTTGAATGGATTCCCAATAATGTTAAAACTGCTGTCTGTGATATCCCACCCCGGGGTCTCAAAATGTCCGCTACATTCATTGGTAACAGTACAGCTATCCAGGAGTTATTTAAGCGCATTTCTGAGCAATTCACTGCTATGTTTCGCCGAAAGGCTTTCTTGCATTGGTACACCGGAGAGGGCATGGATGAGATGGAGTTCACTGAAGCTGAGAGCAATATGAATGACCTGGTCTCTGAGTATCAGCAGTACCAGGATGCCacagctgaggaggagggggagtttgAGGAGGAAGCTGAGGAAGAGGCAGCATAA